Proteins encoded within one genomic window of Posidoniimonas corsicana:
- a CDS encoding CAAX prenyl protease-related protein, with product MPESDNQPRPDASSWGWFSRYPVLPFVLPLAVFMLLATFEPSAPDAEAGPEAQAAAEADNWFGLTFAQYPIAYTVRLVLGFATLALCWRPIISQFPLRVSPLSVVVGVVGVVLWVAICWVDLEGHLVQLLGEKNPLIMLLGLGPRPAFNPFEELAGRSPAYIWGFLVIRFIGLAVLVPIIEELMLRGWLMRHLETDGYHPEFWQVAFGKASAMTIVIGTAFPMLYHPEKLASLVWFSLVTWLMIRTKNFWDCVMAHAVTNFLLGVWVVTMGDWRLW from the coding sequence ATGCCAGAGTCCGACAATCAGCCCCGCCCCGATGCTAGCAGCTGGGGCTGGTTCTCCCGCTACCCGGTGCTGCCGTTTGTGCTGCCGCTGGCCGTGTTCATGCTGCTGGCCACCTTCGAGCCCTCGGCCCCCGACGCGGAAGCCGGGCCCGAGGCCCAGGCGGCCGCCGAGGCGGACAACTGGTTTGGTCTGACCTTCGCCCAGTACCCGATCGCCTACACCGTGCGGCTGGTGCTGGGCTTCGCAACGCTGGCGCTCTGCTGGCGGCCAATCATCAGTCAGTTCCCGCTGCGGGTCTCGCCGCTGTCGGTCGTGGTGGGGGTGGTGGGCGTGGTGCTGTGGGTGGCCATCTGCTGGGTCGACCTGGAAGGCCACCTTGTCCAGCTGCTCGGCGAGAAGAACCCGCTGATCATGCTGCTTGGCCTCGGTCCCCGGCCGGCGTTCAACCCGTTCGAGGAACTGGCCGGCAGGTCGCCCGCGTACATCTGGGGTTTCCTAGTGATCCGCTTCATCGGGCTGGCGGTGCTGGTGCCGATCATCGAGGAGCTGATGCTCCGCGGGTGGCTGATGCGCCATCTTGAGACCGATGGCTACCACCCCGAGTTCTGGCAGGTGGCGTTCGGCAAGGCGAGCGCGATGACCATCGTCATCGGCACCGCGTTCCCGATGCTGTACCACCCCGAGAAGCTGGCCTCGCTGGTCTGGTTCTCGCTGGTCACCTGGCTGATGATCCGCACGAAGAACTTCTGGGACTGCGTCATGGCCCACGCGGTGACCAACTTCCTGCTGGGCGTGTGGGTCGTGACGATGGGCGATTGGCGGCTCTGGTAA
- the fusA gene encoding elongation factor G has protein sequence MNLKNVRNIGISAHIDSGKTTLSERILFYSGRIHKIEDVRGGGDGAVMDNMELEKERGITIASAATYLNWHGYDINLIDTPGHVDFTVEVERSLRVLDGAILVLCSVSGVQSQSMTVDRQMKRYHVPRLAFINKMDRTGANPNNVVKQVRNKLGAHAVLMQIPIGKEDKFQGVIDLITMKAYYFDGDNGEIVRSEEIPAELQDEAASARANMLEELSMYSDELMEKLLGEEEVSEELIHDITRHAVIEQEFCPVFLGSAYKNKGVQPLLDAITRYLPSPPEVENTGMDPQTEKKMVLESDAKKPLVAMGFKITDDEYGQLTYTRIYQGKIEKGGTYFNQRTGRKERFSRIVKMHSDKREEVDKAEAGDIVAIMGIDCASGDTYCDEPNYCTLENIFVADPVIKMSINPHSRDNSDKLSKALQRFRKEDPTFHVFTDEETNETIIAGMGELHLEVYVERIRREYGVDTEVGAPKVSYRESGQQAYEFDHKRKKQSGGSGQYGHIVGVMRPMSDEDREKMAEAGQEGEFYFEDQVTGGRIPKEYIPAVKKGFEEMMEKGPLAGYPVVGLAVELKDGTFHDVDSSDMAFKLTARECFREHFGRMKPMLLEPIMKMEIECPEEFQGSVVGQVSSKRGMIVETDTNNGVTIIIAEVPLAETFGYSNDLRSQTQGQGTFSMEFAKYAPVPSSIQTEIVEERKKELQPA, from the coding sequence ATGAACCTGAAGAACGTTCGCAACATCGGCATCTCGGCCCACATCGACAGCGGTAAGACCACGCTGAGCGAGCGGATCCTGTTCTACTCGGGCCGCATCCACAAGATCGAAGACGTCCGTGGCGGCGGCGACGGCGCCGTGATGGACAACATGGAGCTGGAGAAGGAACGCGGCATCACGATCGCCTCGGCGGCCACGTACCTCAACTGGCACGGCTACGACATCAACCTGATCGACACCCCGGGCCACGTCGACTTCACGGTCGAGGTGGAGCGTTCGCTCCGCGTGCTGGACGGCGCCATCCTGGTGCTGTGCAGCGTGAGCGGCGTGCAGTCGCAGTCGATGACGGTCGACCGGCAGATGAAGCGCTACCACGTTCCCCGCTTGGCGTTCATCAACAAGATGGACCGCACCGGCGCCAACCCGAACAACGTGGTGAAGCAGGTCCGCAACAAGCTGGGCGCGCACGCCGTGCTGATGCAGATCCCCATCGGCAAGGAAGACAAGTTCCAGGGCGTGATCGACCTGATCACGATGAAGGCCTACTACTTCGACGGCGACAACGGCGAGATCGTCCGCTCCGAGGAGATCCCGGCCGAGCTGCAGGACGAGGCCGCCTCGGCCCGCGCCAACATGCTCGAGGAGCTCTCCATGTACAGCGACGAGCTCATGGAGAAGCTGCTGGGCGAAGAAGAGGTCAGCGAGGAGCTGATCCACGACATCACCCGCCACGCGGTCATCGAGCAGGAGTTCTGCCCGGTGTTCCTGGGCTCGGCCTACAAGAACAAGGGCGTGCAGCCCCTGCTCGACGCCATCACCCGCTACCTGCCTTCGCCCCCGGAGGTAGAGAACACGGGCATGGACCCGCAGACCGAGAAGAAGATGGTGCTGGAGTCGGACGCCAAGAAGCCGCTGGTGGCGATGGGCTTCAAGATCACCGACGACGAGTACGGCCAGCTCACCTACACCCGCATCTACCAGGGCAAGATCGAGAAGGGCGGCACGTACTTCAACCAGCGCACCGGCCGCAAGGAACGGTTCAGCCGCATCGTCAAGATGCACTCCGACAAGCGTGAGGAGGTCGACAAGGCCGAGGCCGGCGACATCGTCGCGATTATGGGCATCGACTGCGCCTCGGGCGACACCTACTGCGACGAGCCCAACTACTGCACGCTGGAGAACATCTTTGTCGCCGACCCGGTGATCAAGATGTCCATCAACCCGCACAGCCGGGACAACTCCGACAAGCTCAGCAAGGCCCTCCAGCGGTTCCGCAAGGAGGACCCGACGTTCCACGTCTTCACCGACGAGGAGACCAACGAGACCATCATCGCCGGCATGGGCGAGCTGCACCTCGAGGTGTACGTCGAGCGGATCCGCCGCGAGTACGGAGTCGACACAGAGGTCGGCGCCCCGAAGGTGAGCTACCGCGAGTCCGGCCAGCAGGCCTACGAGTTCGACCACAAGCGGAAGAAGCAGTCCGGCGGTTCCGGCCAGTACGGTCACATTGTCGGCGTGATGCGTCCGATGAGCGACGAGGACCGCGAGAAGATGGCCGAGGCCGGCCAGGAGGGCGAGTTCTACTTTGAGGACCAGGTCACCGGCGGCCGCATCCCCAAGGAGTACATCCCCGCGGTCAAGAAGGGCTTCGAGGAGATGATGGAGAAGGGCCCGCTCGCCGGCTACCCGGTGGTCGGACTGGCCGTCGAGCTGAAGGACGGAACGTTCCACGACGTCGACTCGTCCGACATGGCGTTCAAGCTCACCGCCCGCGAGTGCTTCCGCGAGCACTTCGGCCGGATGAAGCCGATGCTGCTCGAGCCGATCATGAAGATGGAGATCGAGTGCCCGGAAGAGTTCCAGGGCTCGGTTGTCGGCCAGGTCAGCTCGAAGCGCGGCATGATCGTCGAGACCGACACCAACAACGGCGTCACGATCATTATCGCCGAGGTGCCGCTCGCCGAGACCTTCGGCTACTCCAACGACCTCCGCAGCCAGACGCAGGGCCAGGGCACGTTCTCCATGGAGTTCGCCAAGTACGCCCCCGTGCCGTCCAGCATCCAGACGGAAATCGTTGAGGAGCGCAAGAAGGAGCTGCAGCCCGCCTAG